From a region of the Nitrospira sp. genome:
- a CDS encoding 5-(carboxyamino)imidazole ribonucleotide synthase — MTKQILEPGSVLGVLGGGQLGAMFAGAARRMGYRVAVWDPDPDAPAHQVAAYSFTASFSDVTVREQFASIAQAITLEWENVPAELCEWLEGCRSIRPSSAVLRTLQDRIEQKQFLSSRHLFVPPFAVVESAGQLTQAVGRLGLPAICKTARSGYDGKGQWLLREASDVAQAEQVLATAKSGHRWILEQFIQFVRELSVLVVRSSTGECQVYPVVENRHEKGILRDTIVPAPVSPDIAEKARQLSTQAVTALQGVGVFCVELFHTQEGNLLINEIAPRPHNSGHYTLDVCTVSQFEQQVRVTCGLPLGETRLLSPAVMVNLIGEEVTCVMSGEGCYALHSIAGAVLHLYGKGLVRPGRKMGHVTFTAPKSEDAVSLAQRFITRIRKPA; from the coding sequence GTGACCAAACAAATCCTTGAGCCCGGATCCGTTCTCGGTGTGCTGGGTGGCGGCCAATTGGGCGCAATGTTCGCCGGGGCTGCGCGCCGCATGGGCTACCGTGTCGCTGTCTGGGATCCAGACCCAGACGCTCCTGCACATCAAGTAGCCGCGTACTCGTTTACCGCGTCATTCTCGGATGTTACGGTCCGCGAACAATTCGCGAGCATTGCCCAAGCCATCACTCTAGAATGGGAAAACGTGCCGGCCGAGCTTTGTGAATGGTTAGAAGGGTGCCGCTCAATCCGACCGTCCAGTGCTGTCCTACGGACCCTTCAAGATCGGATTGAACAGAAGCAGTTCTTATCGTCTCGACACCTCTTTGTTCCCCCCTTCGCCGTCGTCGAATCGGCCGGCCAGCTGACTCAAGCAGTCGGGCGTCTGGGCCTTCCCGCCATTTGCAAGACAGCACGGAGCGGCTATGATGGGAAAGGTCAGTGGCTACTCAGAGAAGCTTCTGATGTGGCACAGGCTGAGCAAGTCTTGGCAACGGCCAAGTCCGGCCATCGATGGATTCTTGAACAGTTCATTCAGTTTGTAAGAGAGCTCTCAGTTCTGGTCGTACGAAGCAGTACTGGCGAGTGTCAGGTTTATCCGGTCGTCGAGAATCGGCATGAAAAGGGTATCTTGCGTGACACCATCGTACCCGCACCTGTTTCTCCTGATATAGCTGAAAAAGCGAGGCAGCTCTCAACCCAGGCCGTAACTGCGTTACAGGGTGTGGGAGTGTTCTGTGTAGAACTCTTTCACACCCAAGAGGGCAACCTGCTTATTAATGAGATCGCTCCGCGCCCGCATAACTCAGGTCACTATACGTTGGATGTTTGCACAGTATCCCAATTCGAGCAGCAAGTACGAGTGACCTGTGGTCTGCCGTTGGGAGAAACAAGACTCTTGAGCCCAGCGGTGATGGTGAATCTCATCGGTGAAGAAGTGACATGTGTGATGTCTGGCGAAGGTTGCTATGCCCTCCATTCGATCGCGGGAGCCGTGCTTCATCTCTACGGCAAAGGGCTGGTTCGTCCTGGTAGAAAAATGGGCCATGTGACCTTCACTGCTCCCAAGAGTGAGGACGCAGTATCACTGGCCCAACGGTTTATCACACGCATCAGAAAGCCCGCTTAG